One Candidatus Poribacteria bacterium genomic window, TGGAGCAGATGATGACGACGTTGTCGAGCCGGTCGCGCATCACCTCGAGCTCGAATTCCTTCCAGCCGATGACGCTTTCCTCGACGAGCACCTCGTGAACCGGGCTGATCGACAGCCCGTACTGGATCATCCGCCGGTACTCTTCGAGGTTGTAGGCGATGCCGCCGCCCTTGCCGCCCAGCGTGTACGCAGGACGCAGGATGAGCGGGAAGGGGAGCTCGTCGAGCGTCCGCATCGCCTCTTCCTCGGTCCGAACGATGGCGCTCTTGGGAACCTCCAAACCGATGTTGCGCATCGCCTCTTTGAAGAGCTCGCGGCTCTCCGCCTTGCGAATGGCGTGGAGCTTCGCGCCGATGAGTTCGACGTTGTAGCGGTCGAGGACTCCGGCTTCGGCGAGCTCGACGGCGAGGTTGAGCGCGGTCTGTCCGCCGAGCGTTGGAAGCAGCGCCTGGGGGCGTTCGGCGGCGATGATCCGCTCGATGACCTGCCACGTGAGGGGCTCAATGTAGGTTCGGTCGGCGAGCTCCGGGTCCGTCATGATCGTCGCCGGGTTGTTGTTGATGAGGACGATCTCGTAGCCCTCTTCGCGGAGGGCTTTGCAGGCTTGCGTGCCGGAGTAGTCGAACTCGCACGCCTGCCCGATGACGATGGGCCCGGAGCCGATGATGAGGATCTTCGAGATGTCCGTTCGTTTCGGCATGTCGCCTTCCGCCTCCGTCCCGCTGTTCGTGTCCGTGACTTCGCAGAGCCGTGGTTCTAGCGCTTCTTGAGCGTGACGCCGACCCCGGTACCGTCCATGTTCAGGAAGAGCGTCTCCAGCGCGGGATTCGTCGTGATCGCCTCGACGTATCGTGGGTCCGCCTGGCTGCGATTCATGTTGTGCGCGATGACCAGCCCGCCGGGGCGCACGAGGGGCAGGAGCTTGTTCAGGTAGTCGATGTAGCCCTCTTTGTCAGCGTCCAGGAAGATGATGTCGATGGGCTCCTTGAGCTTCGTCACCTGCTCGTGGGCGTCACCCTCGACGACCGTCACACGGTCGCTGACGCCAGCCTTCTCAAAGTTGCCACGGGCGACGGCGATGCGCTCCGGGTCGATCTCGTAGGTCGTCAGCTTGCCGCCGGTCTTGCGAAGCGCCAGGCAGAACCAGATACCGGAATAGCCGCTCGACGTGCCGAGCTCGACGACGTGCTGCGCGTTGGATGTTTCAGCCAGCAGGCGCAGAAGTCGCCCGTCCTCACGCGGAACGCTCTGGTACTGCCGTCCGCTTGGTTCCAGCGCCTCCAGAACTGTCAAAATGCGCTTCTCGTCGTCGTCCTTGGGCAGCGGCGAGCTGGCGAACGAGAGCTCGCTCCGGCGCTGTCCCTGGGCGACGAACGCCGCTGCAACGCCGAGCAGCGCGACCGCTGCGACGGCGATGATGGCTTTCCGCGTCATGCTTCAGTCCTCTCCAATTCGACGCGCCGAGCGTCTGTACACGTAGCCGTCCTTGCGAGCCGTTAGTGCGATCTCCATCGTTCGGACGATCATCACCCTATCGTTGGACTTCGCGGAGGGGATATGACCCGTTCAGCTCAAAGAGTCGTTTCAACTTCGTATCGAGTTCGACCATGAGACGTTCCGGCAGTTCGCCGAGTTCACGTTGAATGAGACCAGATGTTACCGTCATCAAACGGTGCAGTCGCAGAATGGACGTCACACGCAGCCCAGTGACGGCAAAATCCTCGACAGCTTCTTCGATGAGGATGTCGCTGTCGAGAAACAGCGGAGGAACCCGACTCGACACGAACGCGACGACGACGTGCCGATGCTCCCCGACGAACTCCGTTAGACAGACTGCCGGACGGACCTTCGTCGCCGACAAGTCGTCAAACGGGAACGGAAGAAGGAGGATTCTACCCTTCATCATCAAAGGGTTTCCCGTCGGTTCGGGTGTAGATATCCTCTTCCGGAGCGTCGAGAAACGCGAACGACGGACTCGTCATCGCAGTTCGTAGCCAGATAAGCTCGTCATCGAGCTCGTCGTCGGCGACCGCCCAGGCAACGCGTACCGTCACCTTCTCCCCTTCGGGCAACTCACACGGCACGTCTACGTGAACGTAGCCATCCTTGCCGACCGTCAGTTCGATCTCCATCGTTCGGATGCTCATCGCTTCACCCTTTGGCATGATGCACAGAAACAGGACGCGCGGGCATTCGCAGCGCCCACAACAGGAGCATCGCTACCAGCGCCAGCGACGCGCCGAACAGGAACGCGACGTGAACCCCGAACGTCTGCCACAGATAGCCCATCAGCAGGCTCGACGGTAGCGCGGCGATCCCGATGGCGAACCCGTAGATGCCGTACGCCGTGCTCCGCAGCTCCGACGGAACCAGGTCGGCGATGAGCGCCTTCTCGGTTCCCTCGGTCAGTCCAAAGTAGATGCCATACGCCGCAAAGAGCGCCCACGCGTGCCAAACCGACGTCGCGTAGGCGAATCCTGCGTAGATGAGCGCGTAGACCGCCCACCCGACCTGGATCGCCCGTTTCCTGCCGACGCGGTCCGACCACGCGCTGCCGGGAACCGAGCTGAGGCTCTTCACGATATGCAGCGCCACCCATAGGATGGGAACCCACACCGCCGAGATGCCCAGATCGTTCGCGCGGAGGATCAGGAACATGTCGCTGGAGTTGCCCAGCGTGAAGAGGATGAGCACGACGAGGAACGCCTTGAACGTCCCGCTGAACCCCCGCAGCGACAGGCTCAGCCCGTTCCGCTTGCCGCCGCCGGACGGAGCGACCTCGCGCACGAGGAACAGCAGCGTCAGCACGGCGAGGACGGCAGGGATCGTCGCCGCCCAGAAGACGAGCCGGTAGGTATTCGCCGAGACGCCTGCGCCGTCGCCCCGGAAGACGGTCTGCAGGAGCGCGAAGGCGATCAGAGGTCCGACGACCGCGCCCGTGTGATCCATCGCGCGGTGGAACCCGAACGCCCTGCCCCGGATCGACGGGTCGGACGAGTCGGCGATGAGGGCGTCGCGGGGCGCCCCCCGGAATCCCTTGCCGACTCGGTCGGCGAACCGCACGACGAGGACGTGCCACGGCGCGGCGGCGAGCGCCATCAAGGGACGCGTCGCGCTCGACAGTCCGTAGCCCGCCAGGACGACCGCCTTCCGCTTGCCGAGCCGATCCGACAGCCACCCGGCGATGAGCTTGAGCAGGCTCGCCGTCGTCTCGGCGATGCTCTCGATCAGGCCGACGAAGAGGGGTCCCGCGCCGATCGCCGTGAGGAACAGCGGCAGCAGCGGATAGACGATCTCCGTACTGGCATCGGTGAAGAGGCTCACCAACCCCAGCGCGATGACGTTCCGCGACAGTTTGGCTCGTCGAGCCGTGCTTTCAGCGCTCATTCACCATCATCTCCCGGAACTTGGTGAACAGGTAGGTGGGGTCGTGGGGTCCCGGCGACGCTTCCGGGTGGTACTGAACCGAAAAGAGCGGCACTTCGCGGTGCTCAATCCCCTCGACGGTGTCATCGTTCAGGTTCACATGGGTCAGCTCGACCGGCACGCCCTTGAGCGAGTCGATATCGACGGCGAACCCGTGGTTCTGCGCGGTGATCTCGACTTGCCCCGTGTCGAGCCGCTTGACGGGCTGATTGGAGCCGTGGTGCCCGAACTTCAGCTTGTAGGTCTTGCCGCCCAGCGCCAAACCGATGAGCTGGTGCCCGAGGCAGATCCCGAAGATGGGCTTCTTCCCCATCAACTGGCGGATGTTGTCGATGGCGTAGGTGGCCGGCTCGGGATCGCCGGGTCCGTTCGAGAGGAAGACGCCGTCGGGCTCCATCGCCAGAACCGTCTCGGCGGGCGTCTGCGCTGGGACGACGACGACATCGCAGCCGTGGTGCGTCAACTGCCGCAGAATGTTGTGCTTGATCCCGTAGTCATAGGCGACGACGCGGAACCGCCCGGATTCCGTCCCGGCTGACGCCCCCGCGAAGTCGAGCGTGAGCTGCGGGTCTTGCGACGAGGCGTTCCGCTTCGCCCACGCCATCGGGTCCGAGTCGTCCTGCTTCCATTCATAGACGGCTCCGCAGGTGACGCCCTTCACCAGGTCGCGCCCGACCATGCTCGGCGAGGCGAGCGCCCGACGGACGAGCTCTTCATGGTCGCTCGTCTCCGTGGAGAGGACGCCGCGCATGACGCCCCACGTGCGGAGCCGCCGCGTCAGGGCCCGCGTGTCGATGCCCTGGATGCCCAGGACGCCGTACTCTTCGAGGTACCGCCCCAAACCCTTCTTCGCCCGCCAGTTGCTGAAATACTCGCTGTATTCGCGGACGACGAAGCCCTCGACCTGGACGGCGTGCGACTCGACATCCTCCTCGGCGATGCCGTAGTTCCCGATGAGCGGGTAGGTCATCACGACGATCTGCCCGGAGTAGGACGGGTCGGTGAGCACTTCCTGATAGCCGGTCATGCTCGTATTGAAGATGACCTCGCCGGTCTTTTCGCCGGGCGCGCCGAAGGCTTCTCCCTCGAAGACGGTTCCGTCCTCCAGAGCTAGGTACGCTTTCATCCGTGGCTCCTCATGAACCGAGACGAGGTTCCGCCTCCGAGCGAAGGAACGTCCGCCGGCCTCGATGGAGCGTCAGCAAGGTCCAGGAGCGGAGCGTCTGCCCCAGGAAGGGCGTGTTCCGGCTCTTCGAGTAGATGCGCTCGCGGGTGATTTCCAGTTCGAGCTCCGGCTCGATGACGGTCAGATCGCCGGGCTCTCCCGCAGCCAGCGAGGGAACGCGCACGCCGAGGGCTTCCGCCGGTCCGACGGTGAGCTTCCGCACGGCGTCCAGAGGGCTCAAGACCTGCTTGCGGACCAGGTGCGTCCACACGAGCGGCACGCAGACCTCCAAGCCGATGATCCCGAAGGGCGCGCGGAGCATCCCCTCCGCCTTCTCTTCGGCGGAATGGGGCGCGTGGTCGGTGGCGATGACGTCGAGCGTGCCGTCGGCGAGTCCTTCCGTGACCGCTTTCGCGTCGGCGGCGGTTCTCAACGGCGGGTTCATCTTGGCGTTGGAACCGTGTTCGCGCACCGCCTCGTGGGTCAGGGCGAAGTAGTGGGGGCAGGTCTCGGCGGTCACGCGGACACCGCGAGCCTTCGCGTTGCGGATCAGAGAGACGCCCCGAGTCGTCGTCACGTGGAGGATGTGGATGCGCGCTCCGGTCTCCTCGGCAAGAGTCAGATCGCGCTCGATAATCGTCTCCTCGGCGAGCGGCGGTAGACCGGGCAGTTCCAGCGACCGCGACACCTCGCCGGGATGCATGACGCCCGCTCGGACCAGCATCGGGTCCTCGCAGTGGAGCAGAACCGCGAAGCCCATCCGCGAAGCGTCTCGGAAGAGGGTTCGCATGATCCGCGTGTCGGTGACCGTCTTGCCGTCGTCGGAGAAGCCCACCGCGCCGGCGTCGAGAAGCGCTTGCCGGTCGGTCGCCTCCTGTCCTCGGAGCTCCTTCGTGATCGCGGCGATGGGATAGACGGTCGTCGATGCCTCGCGCGAAGCGACGTCGAGCACGTAGCGCACGCGATCCGGTGTGTCCAGCGGCGGCGCGGTGTTCGCCATGCACGCGACGGCGGTGAACCCTCCGGCGGCAGCGGCTCGCGTTCCTGTGGCGATGGATTCCTTGTGCCGCTGACCCGGGTCGCGCAGGTGGACGTGGACATCGAGCAGGCCGGGCGCGACGACGCACCCTCCGGCGTCGAAGACCTGCTCCTCGCCGGGCGGCAGGTTCTCGCCGATCTCGGCGACTACGCCGTCGCGTATCCGCACATCGACGAAGGCGTCGGTCTCCGACTTCGGATCGAGGACGCGCCCGCTTCGGATGAGCCAGTTCGTGCTCACGACGGGGACTCCTCGAGGATGGCGACGCGGTCTTCGCCGTCTTCTTCGGAGACGGAGACGGCGACCGTTTCGCGCTTGGAGGTCGGGATGTTCTTGCCGACGTAGTCGGCGGCGATGGGCAGCTCGCGATGGCCCCGGTCGACAAGGACGGCGAGCTGGATGGAGTCGGGTCTGCCGAAGTCCATCAGGGCGTCCAGCGCGGCGCGGACAGAGCGGCCCGTGTAGAGCACGTCATCGACGAGGACGACGCGCATCTCGTCGATGGCGAAGGGGATGTCCGTGCGGTTGACGGTGACCTTGCGCTCGAAGAGATTGAGGTCGTCGCGGTAGAGGGTGATGTCCATCGCGCCGACGGGGATGCGGACGTTCTCGATGCGTTCGATCTGGTCGGCGATGCGGCTTCCGATGATGTCGCCGCGCGAGCGGATGCCGACGATGGCAAGCTGTTCGACGCCCTTGTTCCGCTCGCAGATTTCGTGGGCGATGCGCGTGATGGCTCGGCGCATCTCGTCGGCGGACATGATTTGGGCTTTTTCGCGCTGTGTCTTGGACACCGTCAGAACTCCTTGGATCGGGTCGCGATGAGGCGGGCGCGGAGCTCATCCAGAAGCTCGCTGACGAGGGGAAAAGCATCGACGTCGCGGAAGTTCCAGACGTTGCGCCAGAAGTCCTCCAAGCCTCGGGCTCCGGCGCGTTCGTATTCCCAGGCTTGGAGGAGCATTTCGAGCTTGTCGGCGACTCGGACGACGAGGCTTTCGGGGGTCTCGCGGGCTTCGTATTCCTGCCAGATGTCGCGGTACTGGTCACCGAGGCCGCCGAGGGGCTCCAGCAGGTAGCGGGCGGCGCTCTCCTCGGCGGCGGCCTTCTCCGACTCCGGCAGGTGTGCGAGCGCCGGGAAGGGGATGTCGCCGATGCGCGCTTCGGCGATCTCGTGGAGGAGCGCCATGCGGAGGATGCGTTCGGCGTCGAGGTCGTAGCCGCGTCCTCGGAGGGCATCGGCGAGCATCATGGCGGCGAAGGAGGTTCGGAAGCAGTGATCGGCGATGCTCTCGCCGTCGCGGATGCCACGCAGACGCCAACCCGTGCGAGGAAGGTTCTTCAGCGCTTCGAGGGAATGGAGAAGGTCGAGGATGCGGGCAGCGTCCGGGAGCGGCGGGCGCTCAGGAGCCATCGCGAGAGCCTCTCACGTGTCGAAGCGTCGTTTCGACAGCGTGAAAGCTAGAATGACGCACAGATGCCGTCTCAGGGAGGGTCGGTCTGTGCGTTCCTTTCCAGCCTCACGGGGTCTGGTTAAAAGGCGCTGGCATGTCGCGGGTCGTCCAACCCGCCGAGAACATGTTAAATCGTGCCGGGCTCGTTTTCAAGGGATGCAATCCGACGTCACGGCATGAGATCGGACAGAGCCTGATCGTGTAGACTTCCTTGCCGCATGGGGTCGTGCGATGCCGCTCCGTGCGACCACTACTACACAAGGGCGCGGTTCGGGTGAACCTGGCAGGCAAGTGGAAGCCAGATTACGATCGCCGCTGTGCGGAAGGTCGGGTACGGGCTCTACAAGAGGCGATTTGCCGGGAATCGCTGCGTCACGGCTCCAGGAAGTCTCCGAGGCGCTCTCGCAGTCGCTCGCGCGCCTTGAACAGACGCCACCGGATCGTCCGCGCGTTCGAGCCGACAATCGCGGCGATCTGCTCGTGCTTCATCCCGTCCTGTTCGTGGAGCAGGAACGCGACGCGCCAGTCGTCGGGCAGGTCGTTCAGTGCGCGTTGGAACTGGGCGCGGAGGTCGCTCCACGTCGCCGCTTGGTCGGGCGTCATCGAGCTCGCCGGTGCGTCGTCGGCGGTTCCCAACTCGTCGAACCGGACGCGCGCCCGACGCCGCAGATGGTCGCGGCAGAGGTTCGCGACGATCCGCGACAGCCACCGGTCGAACCGCGTGCCGATTCGATAGCGCCCCAGCCGCTCGAAGGCACGCACGAAGCCGTCTTGCGACAGGTCGCGCGCGTCTTCCGTGTTCCCGACGTACCGGAACGCCAGCCGGATCATCGGCTCACGGTAGCGCCGGACGAGTCCGGCGAACGCCTCGCGGTCGCCCTCGAGCGTTGCGCGGACGAACTCA contains:
- a CDS encoding MFS transporter encodes the protein MSAESTARRAKLSRNVIALGLVSLFTDASTEIVYPLLPLFLTAIGAGPLFVGLIESIAETTASLLKLIAGWLSDRLGKRKAVVLAGYGLSSATRPLMALAAAPWHVLVVRFADRVGKGFRGAPRDALIADSSDPSIRGRAFGFHRAMDHTGAVVGPLIAFALLQTVFRGDGAGVSANTYRLVFWAATIPAVLAVLTLLFLVREVAPSGGGKRNGLSLSLRGFSGTFKAFLVVLILFTLGNSSDMFLILRANDLGISAVWVPILWVALHIVKSLSSVPGSAWSDRVGRKRAIQVGWAVYALIYAGFAYATSVWHAWALFAAYGIYFGLTEGTEKALIADLVPSELRSTAYGIYGFAIGIAALPSSLLMGYLWQTFGVHVAFLFGASLALVAMLLLWALRMPARPVSVHHAKG
- a CDS encoding type II toxin-antitoxin system PemK/MazF family toxin, translated to MMKGRILLLPFPFDDLSATKVRPAVCLTEFVGEHRHVVVAFVSSRVPPLFLDSDILIEEAVEDFAVTGLRVTSILRLHRLMTVTSGLIQRELGELPERLMVELDTKLKRLFELNGSYPLREVQR
- a CDS encoding sigma-70 family RNA polymerase sigma factor: MASVMKWNSCGCQLTPVHAQSSLCLMRKLSVTLSTGSIRTRPPPPTVPMSPACRHRQRQEAEPSGPCSDRSISMRGPSYQPRDAQSVSSNRSSNSRRSDTSDALTMAAQAKSAARAAITASPSESGEHRQLRRTSAVSGNRRLAEPEQAHASRLGSILGGARTMRNEPTPATPTDDEFVRATLEGDREAFAGLVRRYREPMIRLAFRYVGNTEDARDLSQDGFVRAFERLGRYRIGTRFDRWLSRIVANLCRDHLRRRARVRFDELGTADDAPASSMTPDQAATWSDLRAQFQRALNDLPDDWRVAFLLHEQDGMKHEQIAAIVGSNARTIRWRLFKARERLRERLGDFLEP
- the carB gene encoding carbamoyl phosphate synthase large subunit (four CarB-CarA dimers form the carbamoyl phosphate synthetase holoenzyme that catalyzes the production of carbamoyl phosphate; CarB is responsible for the amidotransferase activity), which produces MPKRTDISKILIIGSGPIVIGQACEFDYSGTQACKALREEGYEIVLINNNPATIMTDPELADRTYIEPLTWQVIERIIAAERPQALLPTLGGQTALNLAVELAEAGVLDRYNVELIGAKLHAIRKAESRELFKEAMRNIGLEVPKSAIVRTEEEAMRTLDELPFPLILRPAYTLGGKGGGIAYNLEEYRRMIQYGLSISPVHEVLVEESVIGWKEFELEVMRDRLDNVVIICS
- a CDS encoding HD family hydrolase, which translates into the protein MAPERPPLPDAARILDLLHSLEALKNLPRTGWRLRGIRDGESIADHCFRTSFAAMMLADALRGRGYDLDAERILRMALLHEIAEARIGDIPFPALAHLPESEKAAAEESAARYLLEPLGGLGDQYRDIWQEYEARETPESLVVRVADKLEMLLQAWEYERAGARGLEDFWRNVWNFRDVDAFPLVSELLDELRARLIATRSKEF
- the pyrR gene encoding bifunctional pyr operon transcriptional regulator/uracil phosphoribosyltransferase PyrR, translated to MSADEMRRAITRIAHEICERNKGVEQLAIVGIRSRGDIIGSRIADQIERIENVRIPVGAMDITLYRDDLNLFERKVTVNRTDIPFAIDEMRVVLVDDVLYTGRSVRAALDALMDFGRPDSIQLAVLVDRGHRELPIAADYVGKNIPTSKRETVAVSVSEEDGEDRVAILEESPS
- a CDS encoding dihydroorotase; this translates as MSTNWLIRSGRVLDPKSETDAFVDVRIRDGVVAEIGENLPPGEEQVFDAGGCVVAPGLLDVHVHLRDPGQRHKESIATGTRAAAAGGFTAVACMANTAPPLDTPDRVRYVLDVASREASTTVYPIAAITKELRGQEATDRQALLDAGAVGFSDDGKTVTDTRIMRTLFRDASRMGFAVLLHCEDPMLVRAGVMHPGEVSRSLELPGLPPLAEETIIERDLTLAEETGARIHILHVTTTRGVSLIRNAKARGVRVTAETCPHYFALTHEAVREHGSNAKMNPPLRTAADAKAVTEGLADGTLDVIATDHAPHSAEEKAEGMLRAPFGIIGLEVCVPLVWTHLVRKQVLSPLDAVRKLTVGPAEALGVRVPSLAAGEPGDLTVIEPELELEITRERIYSKSRNTPFLGQTLRSWTLLTLHRGRRTFLRSEAEPRLGS
- a CDS encoding O-methyltransferase — protein: MTRKAIIAVAAVALLGVAAAFVAQGQRRSELSFASSPLPKDDDEKRILTVLEALEPSGRQYQSVPREDGRLLRLLAETSNAQHVVELGTSSGYSGIWFCLALRKTGGKLTTYEIDPERIAVARGNFEKAGVSDRVTVVEGDAHEQVTKLKEPIDIIFLDADKEGYIDYLNKLLPLVRPGGLVIAHNMNRSQADPRYVEAITTNPALETLFLNMDGTGVGVTLKKR
- the carA gene encoding glutamine-hydrolyzing carbamoyl-phosphate synthase small subunit, with protein sequence MKAYLALEDGTVFEGEAFGAPGEKTGEVIFNTSMTGYQEVLTDPSYSGQIVVMTYPLIGNYGIAEEDVESHAVQVEGFVVREYSEYFSNWRAKKGLGRYLEEYGVLGIQGIDTRALTRRLRTWGVMRGVLSTETSDHEELVRRALASPSMVGRDLVKGVTCGAVYEWKQDDSDPMAWAKRNASSQDPQLTLDFAGASAGTESGRFRVVAYDYGIKHNILRQLTHHGCDVVVVPAQTPAETVLAMEPDGVFLSNGPGDPEPATYAIDNIRQLMGKKPIFGICLGHQLIGLALGGKTYKLKFGHHGSNQPVKRLDTGQVEITAQNHGFAVDIDSLKGVPVELTHVNLNDDTVEGIEHREVPLFSVQYHPEASPGPHDPTYLFTKFREMMVNER